From the Octopus sinensis linkage group LG3, ASM634580v1, whole genome shotgun sequence genome, the window tatttttctttaataaGCTCGATATAACTGTCCATAATATATTTTCGTCTCTTCAAATTTACCTTATGCATTTTACTAATCTGAATTCCATTTCAATTTCTTTAGTAAGTCAGTCTTCTTTATGCGACAGTGTCTCTCCATAATTTTATTTGAGTAAAAAGAATTACAAGATACGCGTGATAAATCTATAATTCAACTGCTTAGTTGCTTAGTACACATGGCTTCATAGAGAATTTGGTCATACATAAATCTCGAAATATTACATTGAATATGTAATATTAAAGAAGAGAACTTTAAAATTAATAGAACATCCAATctccataaatatttatattcttttatttgagttTATTCAATGATGACTACAATATAAGAACGcgagttttaaataattttttgaacAACTAAAATCTATGATTTATAATCACTTACAATGTTCTTATATTatgcatttatttcattaataagCCGTTACAAATTTTCATATTAGGACTAAAACTTTCAGCTAGTACAAAACGCTCATTTCTAAAATCAGTGAATACTTCAAAAGTTAAATTTGATTTCTCGATCAGAGAATTCCGATTGGATCTTCGCTTCCATTTTTTCATTCTGCTCAACGGTCAACCATTTTTTCCATGTATCTACGGCGCCTGAAATAACATgaaaaattgtatataaaaacagacagatagttatactatacatatgtgtgtgagtgtataaacatacatgtgtacatatatatagatatacacacacatgtggacatttacacacgtatatatatatatatatatgcatgtatgtatgtatgtatgtatgatgtatatatgtgtacagtcaCCGGAAGTAACTTGCACGGACACCGGAAATACATCTGCCATCACCAGAGAAAACAAAGCAACTACCCTGACCTTTCATTGGACAAAAGCTACCTACCTGCCATTCTATTGGACACTGGCTAAACATCACTGctgatatttttgtatacatagacATCATGAATCGCTGTAAAGGCAGTTGGCTTTTTGGCACTCGACTGATGTAAATCGTGTCCCTCTCGTCTGCCACGCTCGCCACTCACGCCGCCTCGAACCTTTGTACTGCTTTTTCACACCTGAAATAAATCGCTGTATAAACTTACACCTCTTGTCTGCTCGTCATTTCAACTACTGCTTTCGTCTGTCCAGTTTTGCTGATTACGAGCACAGTCCTTTTCAGGGCTAATTCAAGTCTGATCTGAATGCGATAACAGTCCTTTTTAGGACTACTCTCAGATCCGATCTAATTACGATAACAGTCCTTTTTAGGACTATTCTTGGATCGGATCTAATTGCGATAACCGACCTTTTAAGGGCTACCCTCGAATGCGATAACATTCCTTTTTGGGACTACTCTCAGATCAGACCAGAAGTAGTGGCCAAGAATCTTACccgctacatatgtatgtatgtatatatgtatgtatgtatgtatgtatgtatgtatgtatgtatgtatgtatgtatgtatgtatgtatgtatcattcaatacacacacacatactactttTAGTTTCATAGCATGCCATGTATTTTCAGACAATTATCCAGACTCTTATCTTTATTCCATCgctgtttcttttttctcattcacatttttctttttcttttttcctctctttctttctcgttttttgttttcttgctttTTCTCAAAGAGCAGCCATGTAGAATTTTGAGTCTGAATTAGTACCGGGTGTTACATGGCAAACTATACAAGCGTGTCATACCATTGCATTTTCAGAGGTATGAAACTAACAGTAACTCTAATTTAAATCCTATTAGATATTTGTGTCAGTGGTTGAGATACGTTTTTTAGTTGTTCTCGTTAATAATGGATCAATATATTTGTGAATCATTCATTCATGAatttcacacacaacatggaccaaaaactttcttcttaagaaaatacatatttaaataaattttaatgctataaatagcgaaagcgaaaccggtcgacaaacagaATACAAACTATGTAAAGcgtgtgcattttccttcattaatttcttatatatattataactcacCACGTGGaaataatcgaaattcctccctttcggttattttatacacacacacacacacacacacacacatatatatatatatatatatatatattatatatatatatatatatatatatatatattatatatatatataatatatatatatatatatatatatatattatatattatatatgtatatatatatatccaacaagGACAAAAATTCTCAATTAAGACCAAGTTCACATGTGCTTCCCAGAACCTTATCTATGTCCTAACCCCTTGAGCAACATTTCTTGACTGGTAACTctgaatacatgcccaaagactTTGCACAACATTACTGCTTGCATTATCAGATGAACGGATAAGTGTATATCATCAGAAGATCATGCTCAGATATGTTAGCAGAAAACTCCAAGATGAAAGTAACATGGagcatcaaagcagtttatcatggaccaacaaccggATTACTAACTCTCATTTTGAAAGGTATACGTTTGCAATCCAGGTAcacgaaatagcaaccaaatacctgatgcacaaaatggACAGTGACACAGGAAATACACCAAATGTGATCCGATGTGGGCACATTGAGTTAACGCCGAAGATATCACTCACGCCGTAAACAGTCGTCCAAAAATATCATTGCCGTAGCCAAGACACTGTACAATGAGATCCATCGGAAAGATAATCGTGAGGCCAAAGAGGTAAGAACCCACAGTAGGGCACAGACCACAGTCACTCGTAATATGAAAGAGTAATGATGGAGtatcccagtgaaaacctcaatcaAATGCAAACATAATAGACTAGGGATTTGGAACAAAGAAGAGAAACTATGCACTGTAGTGGAAATCAGTTGCCCAACAAATATCAACGTAAAGcttaagatcagtgaaaaagaaaatacctatgatgaactattgagaaatttacagCTACTCTACTCGGATTACAAGTTCACATTTATCCCTGTAGGTATTGGGTCACAGGGGGATGTAAGAAACTGCTTAAGCACCAATTTTGGAGAATTAGGCTTCTcagaaccagaaaggagaaagctaattagaAGATTACAGATGCAAACCATCACTGAAACTgttaaattttgtaaaatttaccaaaagtttagcatttaagtatatatgtgtgcatgtctagacatgctactaaatgcatgagaatacacacatacataaaacaaagcaaacaaatcTGCACAAGCACTGACTCCAAATATTGCACATATACACGTAAAAAAGGCACAAATACCTTGCTAGTGTTGTCTAAAATTACAATggaggaaccttggatctaggttagaaactggctctttctgtACTGACAggatatttagaaataaaattaaacaacatacatacatacatgcaaacatacacacatatacacacatgcacatacacactcacacacacacacatatacacacagtggaCCCTCCTGTCGTAGACAACACATGCGGCTTCCgcaagaaaatgagagagagaggaagaaagaaagaaagaaagaaagaaagaaagaaagaaagaaagagaaagaaagaaagagagagagagaatgaaattgTATAAAAAGGGCTACAGGCATCCACAATGTTGGAACATTTCATTTATGTAAACCCAGCAACATTATAAAACTTACAAAAGTTTCGTTAGCTTACCTTTAAAACCATGTACCGATTATCTACTGCGTGTACCAAATAGTGCGTAAAGATCCGTTGCTTATTTTCTAGACAGATACATTAATGTAgttacaaaacaaacaggtgtcCAACAAGGAAGTAGTTGACGTATTAAACTTACCAGAATGGTAAACAGTACCAACAGGTTTCAATTTGCTTGCTTCCCTAAAATACGAACAAACTAATTCTTTTTCTGCCTTCATTTTATCAAACGAACACATATCAGCAATACTTTCAGCAAGTTTGTCAGGAACTGTTTTCTCCAAGAACTTAGCAATAAGTAAAACTGCATTGACTGGATCCTGTTTAGAAGAAATTTTAACATCAAATTGTAAAGCTTTCCGTATTTAACGTAaacataatttttcattattgaaaaaaGATTTTCTGTGACCAATATGCGATTCGAATTATAACATGTGACAAAATAAGCCAACTTAGAAGAAATAATAGAACGAAGAAGTATTTTCGCTACGGTTATTGTAATCTTCTGATCCGAAAGAATAtggcattttttttccttttttatcaaatctaatatattttatttatactgcAATTTTTTCTAACCATACTTGAAAaagtaatgtgtgcgtgtgtgcgtgtgtgtgtgtgcgtgtgtgagtgcgtgcgtgtgttaggTTATAGTCTGCTAAGAAgatagtagagtacagtataaagctcgtccaaATACCTACGAACCTGGAGAACTATGTTGCGAGAGAACAATCGTagtgattaaaaataaatgtccaactatAGTCCTTGTTGACTCCAACTTATTCAATTATCCATTCATACATTACAGAAGCCCCGACGCGAGTCTGGCATTACATATGATATTACTACTGGATAGCACCGGGTGAAATCTGAAGGcggacgagctttatactgtactctgctACGTTGTTAACGTAATataacctaattatatatatatatatatatatatatatatatatatatatatagagagagagagaagagagagagagagagagaagagagagagagagagagagagaggagagattaaaattaagaatagtaaagaaaatatatataattacctttttcatttcttcaaaaGTTATGATAAGCACATTTGGGTTATCTTTACTAAAAGCATACATTTCTTGGCTATGTTTAAAGTAATCACCATAAGGAACTGAATAATTAAAAGAATGGTTATGAAATATGCTTTTGTTTGATAAGTATTCTCAGAATAACGAccaaacacaacaaacaaacaaatacggtcaatacaatatttcatttgaaatattgtctttttaaaactcagttttatatttttgagTGTGAGATAAACAATTAAGAACAAGGTAATTGAATgcggtgaaagaaaaagaaaatgaaaagaagaggaaaacggGAAATATATACGTGAGAAATTATGCGAGAAAATGCACCATgcgaaaggaaaagagaaagaaaactacaCAGAGAATACAATGTGCGAGAATGCCAACAGTAACGATCAACACTGGGCCAATATGATGGCATCGTGAGAGAAAAGTAATTATCGAA encodes:
- the LOC115209883 gene encoding sulfotransferase family cytosolic 1B member 1-like isoform X2, which encodes MDSEEIEKEIRSTFTQFFDKNGIPMPIYRYKGHYIPYSEFTVLALSKLNTVKIRPDDILMCTYPGTVPYGDYFKHSQEMYAFSKDNPNVLIITFEEMKKDPVNAVLLIAKFLEKTVPDKLAESIADMCSFDKMKAEKELVCSYFREASKLKPVGTVYHSGAVDTWKKWLTVEQNEKMEAKIQSEFSDREIKFNF